The DNA sequence AGATAAGGTATCCCCTTCTTGAACTGTGTAATTCCCAGTCGACGCTGGTGCTGCCGGTGCTGGAACCGCAGGGCGAGGTTCAGGGATTTGGCCAGTATAAACTGAGCGTAAATCCCGATACATATAATTGGAATCTACTCGGCCACTGATACCACCAACAATTCCATCACTTGTAAACTGCCAGATGTCTGTTGGAACTGCACAAGCTCCCACCTGTCACTGAGCTACCCAATTCGTATAGCGGGACAAGTCACCCATATTCTGGAACCAGTACAGGCTTGCATACACGCCAGCCCAGTAACCAGCGGATTCTACATTGTCACAAAACAGTCGGCAGATAGCCGTAGAAGTTTCCCAACTCACACCACCGTTGTTGGCTTTCCAACCGTCCGCATCCTCCATATCAATGTAGAGCGGCATAGAAGGATGGAATTGACGAGCAAAGTTCAAAAAGGCATTGACCTCAGCTTGTGCTTCTCCCAAATTTCGAGCATAGCTATAATGGTAAAATCCGTACGGAATGCCAACCCGCTCACATTCAGATGCATTTCGTCGTGCACGCAGGTCTTCCGCAAAGCTACCCCAAGACGAACGGATAATGACAAAGTCAACATTGTTTTTCAACTGATCAAAGTCAATAAAGCCATTGTGTTCACTGATATCTACTCCAAATAATGCCATCTTATTTTTCCTCCGATTTTAATTGTTTCAAAGTTTGTTTGAGTTTCTCTGGAACTGGCAGACCAATCCGTGCTGCATTTTCTAAAATACTGAGCCCCTCGTTAGACAAGTAATAGAAAATAATAGCGGTTCGGATGATGCCTCCCTGTTTCAAGATATGAGTATCAATAATCTGCCCCATAGCCACTAGCATCAAAATGACAACTTTTTTAAACAGTCCTCGAAAACCAACTGCACTGGATAGCTTCTTTTCAACAACTGCTGCCATCAATCCACTGATATAATCAATAGATATAAAGACAACAATCAAGGCAAAAATAAAACCATCCCAATCGCCAAAAACACTTCCTAAAAGTCCTCCTACCGTAGTAAATAGGACTTTATTCGCAAAAACTAACTGCTTCATGATACATTTCCCTTTCTATGCGGTTCACTCCAGTCGGGATTTCCCTTTTCATCAAATTGCATGATATAAAAGTTTTTATGGAATAACTCAGACAAATTCATGGTAGGGACTGTCGCTCCCCACTGAGTCAAAACTCCCACTGTTTCAATTTCCATCAATTGACGTCGACCTTCTTTAATCACGGGACGCTTTTGTACTTCTCGGTACATATAAAAATCCTCCCCCTCATTTTTGCAGCGAATGAATTCACCATTCTCGCGCATATAAGTGAGAGCCGCCGCCAAATCAAAAGGTTCTGTAATTCTACTTAGATCCGGTAGTAATTTCTTTTCTTCCATCTTTCTTTCCTCCATCTATTTTTAATGGTGTAGTTGCTTCTTTGAGATTAGCTTCCAATTCTTCTTTCTTCTGAAGGAGAACTTGGTAAGCTTCCTCTTTCTGCGTCAATTGAATGGCTAAGAGGTTCTTTGAAGTTACCTCATCAGCAAGCTTTCTGGTCAGCTCTTCAATCGTTAAACGAAGAGCCTGATTAATTTCTTCTTGGTTCATTTGTTTCCTTTCTTATAAACGTCCGACTAGGTTTCTGGTATCCCACCAAGATGGATGCCCTTCACCATGATTAGTCCGATACTCATAAAGTGCTCCAATGCTATTAGACAAGCATTGGAGAATCTCATGGAGTGAGACATAATTTCCGCTTGTATCTAAATAAAGCCAAACGTCCCCAACATTAATAGTCGAGTCTCGTCTATCCTGTTTTCTGCTTGGACGAAGCTGAAGCTTTCCTGTTGTTGTCATAACCCAACCGTCTTTATTATCATAGGCAGAACTGGCAAAGGACAATTCATCTCCAACCACATCAAGTGAGTCAACATTAACCCCATTCCAAGCCCGAATACCTACAAAGCCACCATCATTTGAGCTTTCATTGCCATAGCGATTAGACCCAATGACCGTCACACCAGCTCTTCCCTTACCATCGACATTTCCTGTCGCAAACTTAATGAACTGGGTTGGATAACCAGCTAGAACTCGTTTCAATGCAGCTTGGTCTGTATAATACAAAATTTGACCCGCATTGAGACTGATTTCCATAGCTCGGTTAATGGCTGTTAGGATACCACCTGATATCTTGTTCGCAGATAAAGTTACCGACTGCACCTGACTGATGAAGGCCTGCTTTGAAAAAAGCTTCCTCAGATAAGCTTCGGTCGCAGATAGCTTGTTAAACAAGGCATCATCTACTTTCAATTTCTCAGCTGTCACTGCTTCTGCACTTAGGATAGCTGTTGTGACTGATCCCGATTCAAAGTTGGCTGTCTTTAACTTATCCACCATGGCAGACTTAATCACAGCATGGTCAATTAAAGTTTGTCCTGTGATATGAGTGAGTCTACCATGGATATGATTTACTCCATTCGCTAATAGATTCAAACTGTTTAGTACTGCCCCACTTGAAGTCAAATACTGAACCGACCAACTGTTTGCGAGCTGAGTTTGAACAGTAGAAACTTTCTGGGTCAAATCCGTCACCTTGGTCACATAGGAAGAATCTGTCAGGACAATCTGGGCCAAGTTATGTTTGACGCTGTCTTCCTTTGAGCCAATGAGCCGTGAGTACAGATTAACTGTTTCCTGAACCTTTTGAAAGTCACTGCTGCTGGTTTTGCCATTGACTGCCTGCATGATTTCTGAAAAACGTCCCTCCACTGTTTGAGAATAAGAAGCAATCTTGGCTTCTGTGTACTGTCTATCATCCTCTGGAGCTGGACTCGGTGTCGTCGCAATTGTCCCATCTTCCAATTGTGGATCCCGAATATAAAGAACATCACCAACAAGCCAGCCATTTGAATAGCACACCCAGGACCAATATCTCTCAAACTTCACGGTAAAAGGGTGAACAAACCTATGCCATTCAGTTTGAAGTGTCACGGTCGAAACACCACCTGTCTCAAAACCAAACCGAACAACTACCGACCGACTCGCTTTCATATCAGCTGCATAGACCATTTTCTTCCCTTGCCATTCAGATCCCCTTAAATCAAAAATGGGCTTATGAAAGCCACCATTTCCTGCTTTTGTACAGATGGCTTTGAGATAGTAGCCACTTTTGGCATTCGTATCCGGTACCCTTTCAAACTTCCATTCTGATACATTAGGCGAGAGGGGTAACAGACCATCAAAATCATAATGACGGATGTAGTTGCGCCCACCAATTTGCAAACTCTCAAAGCGACGATTTAAGCCTTTCACATCTTCTGAATAGGAGGCTTTTGCGACATAGTCCTTGGCTACTTGCTCTCGGACAGTTCTGGACTGATTGGCTGTTTCCATCCGTACATACTGCTCCAGTCGTTCCCGCCGTTCACCATCTTTTGAAACATATCCCTGAATCTGTTGGAGAGTTGTTTCAAGGCCAGATAGAGTTTGCTTGACTTCTGTCTTACTGACAAAAGTGCCCATTTTCTGAAGAGTTTCTGTTTGAAAATTTTTCAAATTTGCTGTTGTTCGATTCGTTACTTCTTGGACGTTATTCAGAGCTCTCTGAGTATCTCCTGCCTTCCCTAAGGCTTCTTCCGTCTTTTGAGTAATCGTATGAAGAGACGACTCTGTCGTTTTCTTAAAAGGAGTAAACGAACTCTGAATCTGATCACGAGTCTGAGCTGCAATTTCCTCTGCCCTTGCTTTTGCCTTTTCAATGCCATCTAATACCTTACTCTCTTGCTTCTCAAAAACTGCACCAAAGGCTCGATTGGCATTTTCTAAGGCTTGTTCAATCATCAACTCTTGACTGCCTCGAGCAAAATTCAAAATGGAATGTGCTGCAGCAGTTATATTTGAAGAGCTCCCATGGCTACTTACTTTTGCAGTATCATCAAAGGTTAATGAGATATATTCTTTAGTCAGCGCATCATATTCATAAGCTACTGCTTGTTTGATGATATCTACATGGTGTTTTCTGCTCTTTAGAGTAATCCAGTCGGCTAAATGAACCGTTTGACCATCTAGCTCATAGGCTTCTATCACAATTGCATCTTGCTCTCGGTCAATCTTATCATGATAAAATTTACTCTCACCCCATTTTCGCAATTCCTCAAGGGTTTTAAGATTGTTATTCGTGAATTCTTTTTCGTTGATATAGGGATAAGCATCAAGTAAAGGACTATCAACCGTCACGGTTAACGTCTTTTCTTCTTTAGCCCCTTCTGGTTTAAAGGTCGAATGTACATGGATACGGGTCACAACATTTTGTGAGCTTCTATTCCGTTTGTAGGATTTCAGATTCTGATGAGTCGTAACAATGACTCCACGATTCTCTCCTCTGTGCTCTTGAATGGAGAATGAGAAATTATCTCGAATAAGCTCCCCTTCCCAAGTTCCGACAATAGAATGAGCACCATCTAACAGGACGTTATAAAGCGTAGTTGTCTCAGTCATGTTAAAATCCCTGTGTTTGGTAATATCACTTGTGAAAGAAAAAGACCCAAGACTCGTCTTGGCTGCCTGGACCATGCTAGATAAGGCTGTCATACAAGCTACTTGAGAATTTCCAATTGGCTTAATGGAATGCTGCATGACATCATCCGTAATGTGATAACACAGAACCTCCACGTAATCATCCATCTCAACTGGTTTCTTAATACGAAAAAGCTGTTCTCCTAATTCAGGGACAGGAGCCTTAATGAGTTTATCTACTTTCAATAGCCGATAAAGATGACTGTCCGTTATAGGATACTTGAGGGTTAAGGTAAAATCTCCATTCAACGTTTCCTTTACCCTAGCAGATACTGCTTCATAAAGAGGGATACCGTTCCATTTAATGGTCTGTACTTCCTTATCCAATAAATAAAGCATTAAGCCCACCCCCAGACAATCTCAAAACGAATGGACTGAATCCCAGTTCCCAATATGACTCCCACTGTTTTATCTTTTGAAGGGTCAATCGTCAAAAAATCACCAGACCACTTGATTCTTTTTCCTGATGAGGTTCTAAAACTTGGTTTGTCAGGGTTGTTATCCATCACCAGTGTTTCACTAGACTCTATTTTCTCCAAACGAATAACCTGACTGCCAACCGTAAAACTGGTTTCAGTTGAGTTGTTGCCTACTATTGTCAATTTGGGAAAAGCCAGAGCCGAACCCTTCATTCGCAAAGCACCATTTTGAGTGAATGACTGACTATCCGTATCTTTAAAGAATTTTGTGGGATGGCATTGGAATGTCACTTCCATCTCATAAACTCCATGCTTGTCCTTTATCATTTTTGAAACAAGGACTTTATAGCACCAAAGTCGAACTGTCTTCAACTGCTCACTCTCCAGCCAAAACTGTTCTTTAGAAAAGAGTGTCAAAAACTGAAAGAGTTCTTCTTCACTTGCTTTGACTACATAAATCTTAAATGCCAACTCCATCACATTGCGATGCTTGTTGGTTTCCATGACAGCACCACTGATCCCTCTATGCTCAAGGAGCTGTGTTTTACTGCTTTTCATGACAATTGGTGGACTGTTTTCTACAATCACCTTAAAGGGGAAAGAGGAAGTATGCACCCCATCAATAACTAATTCATTGTATCGAATCATGTTCCCAATCCTTTCAGTTGTTTTTGCCTAGCGAGTTCATCTGCCAATCTTCCTGCCACATGTTCTGATAAGCGTTCTAAATCCGCTTCTTCTCTAATTACCACATCTGAAATTGTAATGGTAATCTGAGGCAGATCATCCAAGGTAGAAGCAATTCCTCGACCAATCTGACTCAATGTTTCTCTGTTCAAAGGAAGAACCGCTTCTCTTCCTGACTCTCCTCCCGCTAAGAGGTTCATACCATTTACGCCAAATATGGTCGGCTTGGTTAAAATCCCACCTTTGGCATACCATTCAATCCCAATCCGTGGAATATCCCCCTTTAACCAATCAAGCGGATTAGCGGATCCACTGACACTAAAGTGTGGCAACGGAATATGCGGCCAAGAGATATGGAAATTAAAGAGATTCTTTATGGCATTGATGGCAGAGGAGACGGCATTTTTAGCTCCATCAATTGCTCCAGAAATGGCATTTTTGATTCCATCCCAAATATTTCGAACAGTTGAGAAGATGTTGTTTAGGACATTTGATATGGTCTGCAAGATACCATTCCAGATATTGGATAGTGTGCTTGCAATCCCCTGAACAATCCCTGTCACCGTGGATTGAATGGCATTCCAAATGGATGAAAATAAAGAAGAAAGGGCTGATAGAATATTTGAAACACTATCTTTGATGCCATTCCAGCTATTCACTATAAATTGCCAGATGGCATTAAGAATGGTGCCAATGATGGACTGAATCCCTTCCCATACGGTAGATACAATTTGTTTAATGGTTTCCCAGGCACCAGACCAATCCCCAGTAATTACCTGCATGACCAATGTGATAATGCTAAGAATAACATTTAGGACTGTTTCTATTATCGTCTTGATAATATCCCAGGCTGTTGTGACAACTAGTTTGATATTCTCCCAAACGGCTGTTAGATAAGGCCCAATTAAATCCATAATGGTGGTGATTACCGTCGAAATGGCATTCCAGACTGTTGTTGCAGAATCTTGAATCAACTGCTGATTTTCCTGCCACCAAGAAACCAAGGTTCCCCAAATTTCCATCACAAAGTCTATAACTTGCTGAACGATGAAAGAAATAGCTGAATAGATGGCATTCCAAACTTCCATAACAGCCGTTCTGAAAGCTTCATTATGTTCCCACAGTTCCTTAATACCAATGACCAATAAAGCAACAGCTGCTATCACCGCAAGAACAATTCCTACAATCGGAGCAGCCGCAGATAACATCCCTCCAATCGTCGTCCCAAGAGCTAAAGCTGCAGCTTGTAAGGCCACAATAATGGGTAAGAGAATACCCGCAACAGTCACCAGTCCACCCACAACCAGAATGAACTCCCGCACCGGTTCCGGAAGATTCACGAACCATTCCGCAACACTTTTTAAAAGCGGAACAAGTTGTTGGAGAATCGGAGCTAGAGTTTCTGCAATCGATCCTCCGACTTCGGCCATAGCTTCTTTAGCTGCATTTTGAGCAATCGTAAACTGATCAATAGGATCAAGCGTTGCTTCATAGGTAGAAGCAACTACTCCCTTAGCTTTTTCTGCGGTTCCTGCTAAATCATCAAAAGATAGAGCCCCCCGCTTAATGGCATCCACCATCCGTGGAGCAGCTTTAGTACCAAAGATACTGGATGCAAGCGTTAAGGCTTCCGTTTCACTGGTGCTGTTTCGGATTTGTTCGACCGTTTCTCTTAAGCCTTCACTCAGTGTCTTGCCCTTAGCCGCATAGTTGACTGCTGCTTTGGAGAGGGAAGAAAGAGCAGCCGAAGAATCGACCCCACTTTTTTCAAACTGCCCCATAAGAGCCACACCCTCATCAAACGAAAGTCCTAAAGCCTTAATTTGTGGAGCACCTTGGATGGCTTTGGTCATCAAATCCTGAACGCTGACACCAGTCGCCTGTGCCGTATAAGTGACGGTATCTAAGACCCGATTTAAATCACTCGTCTCAAGTCCATATGCTTCAATGGCTTGTTTTGCGGAAATGGCTGATTCCGTCACGTCCGAACCATTGATTTCCGCATACTTAATCAAAGTCGCAGAAGCGTCCTTTAAGGCATCACCAGTCAACCCAAACTGGGTATTAAGCTCACCAACAGCACTGCCCACTGTTTGAAAGTCCGTTGGAATTTCAGTCGCAAGACCTTTTGCAATATCCGTCATCTCATCCAGCGCTTTTCCACTGGCACCGGTTTTGGTGACAATGATATCCATCCCTTCGTCCACTTCTCGAAAAGCTTCCAATGTTGCTTTTCCGAAGTCAATCAGCTTCTGACTAATTTCGCTCAGTTTTTCACTGAAGTTAACTAAAATCTCAGACTTTAGAAGATTGTTGGTTTCTGCTAAGCTGTGGTTGGCATTATCACTTGCCCCACTCATGTTGCTCATCTCATCTTGCAGATGATGGTAAGCCGTCTTGGTTTCATTGAGTGACTTCTCTAACTTATTGGCTTCAACTGAGTTCTCACCGTACTCAGCCTTGGTCAACTCTAACTGTCGTTCTAAATTGACAATCTGTTTCTCAACAATCTCTGACTGAGTCGCAATCTTCTTCTGAGCAAGGGCTAACTTTTCAGATTCACTGGCATTACGACCTAGCTGACTTTCTTGGAGTTTAAATGAGGAAGCAACCTTCTCACTCTCTGAAGCCAGTTGACTTTGTTCCGCTCCTAGAGCTGCTAGTCTACTTTTGTTGCTGGTGACACTAGAGCCATTTTGTTCCAAAGCTCGGCTGACACTTTCCAGCTTATTTTCATAGCTTTTGAGAGTGTTCTGAGTGATTTCGACTTCCCTTTGAAATGCTCGGTACTGATCAGCTCCGATTTTGCCACTTTGAAACTGAGCTTCTACTTGAGATTGGGCTTGACGTAATGTTTCTAGCTTCTCTTTGGTTGTTTGAACTTGCTTAGCTAAAACCTCTTGTTTCTGAGTTAAGAGAGTAACATTTCCTGTATCAAATTTTAGTGCCTTATCAATTTGTTTCAGCTCTCGGCTTGCTTCTAAGGCTTCGTGATTCACTCCTTTTAGAGCTTTTTGTAAGGGCTGCGTATCGCCACCAATTTCAATTGTGATTCCTTTAATGGTTCCAGCCATACCCTACCTCCTTACCGCTACATCAAAAGTTATCAAAGTCTGTCTGAGTGGCTTTCCTGCTTCGAATTTCTTCTTTAGTACGCACTTCCACATAGTCTGTCTGATAATCCAGCGCCATGCCAATCGTTATCTCCTTTAAATCAGAAATTGATAGCCCTGTCTCTTTACAACAGTGAAGATAGGATTCTACTGTGAAAGTTTCGCTGCTCGCTTCTTCCGACGCATCGACTTTTTTCTGGTTGTCATCCCTTGATTTAACAATTCCATCAGAACCGGTCCTACTGTTTGAAGCGGAAATTCTTCTAAGCCCATAAAGAACTCTTCAAAAGGTTCAATTGATGGGTTAGCTGATTTGGCAAAAACCCAAAAGAGCCGGTGGAAAAACGTCATATCAAAATCCGCCAACATGCTCATATCCACATCCGATGCAGATAAAGTTTTGCCTTCTTCTAACTGTTCAGCTTTTTTTAGAATCGACTCTGCCTGCAACATTTGAAACAGGTCCTGGAAATAATCTTTCCCAAATTCTTTTTTATAGGCAATTGGTGTGTAAGCATTGGTCGCAAGCTCAATTTTCTTACCTGATAACTGAATCGTTTTCCGCATGATTAACCTCCCAGTTTCACAGTTGGCTCATAGACTTTTGTAAACCAAGTCTTTTTGACATCTTCTGGGGTATCCTCTGTGGTCCTGCGACGGACGATTTTATCCAGCGGCCGAGGACTGGCTTTGAATTTCAATTCTACTTCGTTGATGTCTGAACCGCTCTTTGTTTTGGAAGCAACGGTTGGCCTGCTTGCATAACAATAATAGAGCACATGGAGCGTTTCCTTCTTATCCCCTTCAAAGCGAAACATTAAAGCAAAGTTTTTCTTTTCGCTGCTTGCAATTTCTGAGATGACATTACTCTGGGCATCGATAGTTTCTCCCAACACTCGGGTCAAAAATTCCTGTGTCAGAAGAGCCAGTTTCAGAGTTCCTTCATAGCCATCATTGGATTCTGTCGTATAAAAATTGATGTTGTCTGCTTTATAGGAACCCGAATCCCCTTGTGGCTCCAAGGTCAGCTCTGCGGCACCTCTGAGTCGCTCTACTGTGCCGTAGGTCAGCGCCCCATCATCTCCTTCTTTGGTTACTTCTGCCCAATGGACATCCTGCAAACCAAAGGTGACTTTATTTTTCTCCATCGGATTTTTCCTTTCTATTGACTTAAATGATAAATAACCTGATACAGCTTTTCTGTATACAGATAGGTTTCTTCCTTGTCAAAAAAGAGAGAATGGCTGTCGAGTACTGCTTCTATTTTCTCTTCTAAACCAAGGTCTTTTTTCTCGGTATAAAGCTCCAGTCTGACTTGACTTCCTTTGTGATAAGCCAGATTATCTGCTCCATAATTCTGAGAAGCAGGAAACCAATACACCAAAAAGGGAGGAGCTGGACTGTGACCCTCCTCAAAATGGTGATAGGCACAGGGCAAACCTAGACTGCTTAAAAATGGAAACCACTCATCTTTTTTCATAACTTCTCCTTCAAGCGCTCTTCAAATTGGCGAATCATCTTTTCTTCAACAGGAGCAATATGACGAATTCCTTCAACCCTACCACCGTCTCGTTTAGCATGACCGTTTTCTAAGAGATGCATCAGTCCTGGTGTTCGATTATGAATCGTTTTTATCAAAGCTAGATTCGTTTCTTTAGTCGCAGTAGAGGTCCAGTCTCGAGCATATTTTCCCCTCTTTTTGGGAGAACCATGCTTTAACTCATTGACGGCTTCCTGCGTACTGTCTTCCACCACTGCTTTCAATGTTTCAGTAGACCTTTCCACATAATCTTCTAACTCCTTTTGAACAGCCCGAGCTAGGTCAGATGGATCAATTGTTGCCATATTGCACCTCCTCTGTCGCATCTATCAGGATTAATTTCTGAGGATAAGTCAACGAATCAATGGCCTTGATATTATAAACCTTATCCTCAAAGCGAAGACGAGTGGTTTTACTATCCAACTCTCGAATAGCAGGGTCATAGCGCAGCGTAAATCGTAATTGATGAATATTCTTGATCATTACTGTAGCAGTGCCTTCCGTTTCAAGAAGCACCTTGCAGGAACACCACCTAGAAAACAACGGTTGCCACTGACTATTTTCATTGCCAATAGCATCTTGCTCAATGACTCGTTTTTCAAAGAAAACTCGTTTACTTAATGGGGCTATTCTCATTAGAATACATCCCTTCTATGAGCAGAAAGAAGAGCCTTGAGCAGTTCTACTAGGTTTTCCTGTCCTCCTTCTTCCCGATGCTCATAAAGATAAGCCGTTCCAAATAAAACAATCGTCTGAAGGAAGTCAACTTCTTTCTCCTCCGTCACTTCCTCC is a window from the Streptococcus anginosus subsp. whileyi MAS624 genome containing:
- a CDS encoding phage tail spike protein, whose amino-acid sequence is MLYLLDKEVQTIKWNGIPLYEAVSARVKETLNGDFTLTLKYPITDSHLYRLLKVDKLIKAPVPELGEQLFRIKKPVEMDDYVEVLCYHITDDVMQHSIKPIGNSQVACMTALSSMVQAAKTSLGSFSFTSDITKHRDFNMTETTTLYNVLLDGAHSIVGTWEGELIRDNFSFSIQEHRGENRGVIVTTHQNLKSYKRNRSSQNVVTRIHVHSTFKPEGAKEEKTLTVTVDSPLLDAYPYINEKEFTNNNLKTLEELRKWGESKFYHDKIDREQDAIVIEAYELDGQTVHLADWITLKSRKHHVDIIKQAVAYEYDALTKEYISLTFDDTAKVSSHGSSSNITAAAHSILNFARGSQELMIEQALENANRAFGAVFEKQESKVLDGIEKAKARAEEIAAQTRDQIQSSFTPFKKTTESSLHTITQKTEEALGKAGDTQRALNNVQEVTNRTTANLKNFQTETLQKMGTFVSKTEVKQTLSGLETTLQQIQGYVSKDGERRERLEQYVRMETANQSRTVREQVAKDYVAKASYSEDVKGLNRRFESLQIGGRNYIRHYDFDGLLPLSPNVSEWKFERVPDTNAKSGYYLKAICTKAGNGGFHKPIFDLRGSEWQGKKMVYAADMKASRSVVVRFGFETGGVSTVTLQTEWHRFVHPFTVKFERYWSWVCYSNGWLVGDVLYIRDPQLEDGTIATTPSPAPEDDRQYTEAKIASYSQTVEGRFSEIMQAVNGKTSSSDFQKVQETVNLYSRLIGSKEDSVKHNLAQIVLTDSSYVTKVTDLTQKVSTVQTQLANSWSVQYLTSSGAVLNSLNLLANGVNHIHGRLTHITGQTLIDHAVIKSAMVDKLKTANFESGSVTTAILSAEAVTAEKLKVDDALFNKLSATEAYLRKLFSKQAFISQVQSVTLSANKISGGILTAINRAMEISLNAGQILYYTDQAALKRVLAGYPTQFIKFATGNVDGKGRAGVTVIGSNRYGNESSNDGGFVGIRAWNGVNVDSLDVVGDELSFASSAYDNKDGWVMTTTGKLQLRPSRKQDRRDSTINVGDVWLYLDTSGNYVSLHEILQCLSNSIGALYEYRTNHGEGHPSWWDTRNLVGRL
- a CDS encoding HK97 gp10 family phage protein, whose translation is MATIDPSDLARAVQKELEDYVERSTETLKAVVEDSTQEAVNELKHGSPKKRGKYARDWTSTATKETNLALIKTIHNRTPGLMHLLENGHAKRDGGRVEGIRHIAPVEEKMIRQFEERLKEKL
- a CDS encoding head-tail connector protein, which produces MKISLEEARNYLRVEHSEDDQLIQVMISASEELCSSILRKNLEEVTEEKEVDFLQTIVLFGTAYLYEHREEGGQENLVELLKALLSAHRRDVF
- a CDS encoding phage tail tape measure protein, with amino-acid sequence MAGTIKGITIEIGGDTQPLQKALKGVNHEALEASRELKQIDKALKFDTGNVTLLTQKQEVLAKQVQTTKEKLETLRQAQSQVEAQFQSGKIGADQYRAFQREVEITQNTLKSYENKLESVSRALEQNGSSVTSNKSRLAALGAEQSQLASESEKVASSFKLQESQLGRNASESEKLALAQKKIATQSEIVEKQIVNLERQLELTKAEYGENSVEANKLEKSLNETKTAYHHLQDEMSNMSGASDNANHSLAETNNLLKSEILVNFSEKLSEISQKLIDFGKATLEAFREVDEGMDIIVTKTGASGKALDEMTDIAKGLATEIPTDFQTVGSAVGELNTQFGLTGDALKDASATLIKYAEINGSDVTESAISAKQAIEAYGLETSDLNRVLDTVTYTAQATGVSVQDLMTKAIQGAPQIKALGLSFDEGVALMGQFEKSGVDSSAALSSLSKAAVNYAAKGKTLSEGLRETVEQIRNSTSETEALTLASSIFGTKAAPRMVDAIKRGALSFDDLAGTAEKAKGVVASTYEATLDPIDQFTIAQNAAKEAMAEVGGSIAETLAPILQQLVPLLKSVAEWFVNLPEPVREFILVVGGLVTVAGILLPIIVALQAAALALGTTIGGMLSAAAPIVGIVLAVIAAVALLVIGIKELWEHNEAFRTAVMEVWNAIYSAISFIVQQVIDFVMEIWGTLVSWWQENQQLIQDSATTVWNAISTVITTIMDLIGPYLTAVWENIKLVVTTAWDIIKTIIETVLNVILSIITLVMQVITGDWSGAWETIKQIVSTVWEGIQSIIGTILNAIWQFIVNSWNGIKDSVSNILSALSSLFSSIWNAIQSTVTGIVQGIASTLSNIWNGILQTISNVLNNIFSTVRNIWDGIKNAISGAIDGAKNAVSSAINAIKNLFNFHISWPHIPLPHFSVSGSANPLDWLKGDIPRIGIEWYAKGGILTKPTIFGVNGMNLLAGGESGREAVLPLNRETLSQIGRGIASTLDDLPQITITISDVVIREEADLERLSEHVAGRLADELARQKQLKGLGT
- a CDS encoding GH25 family lysozyme yields the protein MALFGVDISEHNGFIDFDQLKNNVDFVIIRSSWGSFAEDLRARRNASECERVGIPYGFYHYSYARNLGEAQAEVNAFLNFARQFHPSMPLYIDMEDADGWKANNGGVSWETSTAICRLFCDNVESAGYWAGVYASLYWFQNMGDLSRYTNWVAQ
- a CDS encoding head-tail adaptor protein, producing MRIAPLSKRVFFEKRVIEQDAIGNENSQWQPLFSRWCSCKVLLETEGTATVMIKNIHQLRFTLRYDPAIRELDSKTTRLRFEDKVYNIKAIDSLTYPQKLILIDATEEVQYGNN
- a CDS encoding major tail protein, with product MEKNKVTFGLQDVHWAEVTKEGDDGALTYGTVERLRGAAELTLEPQGDSGSYKADNINFYTTESNDGYEGTLKLALLTQEFLTRVLGETIDAQSNVISEIASSEKKNFALMFRFEGDKKETLHVLYYCYASRPTVASKTKSGSDINEVELKFKASPRPLDKIVRRRTTEDTPEDVKKTWFTKVYEPTVKLGG
- a CDS encoding holin family protein yields the protein MKQLVFANKVLFTTVGGLLGSVFGDWDGFIFALIVVFISIDYISGLMAAVVEKKLSSAVGFRGLFKKVVILMLVAMGQIIDTHILKQGGIIRTAIIFYYLSNEGLSILENAARIGLPVPEKLKQTLKQLKSEEK